One Kribbella sp. NBC_00662 genomic region harbors:
- a CDS encoding MFS transporter: MSGQSGNGSKETGAKSAGDRLGDARGRVGSASKKVGHASKVGAEGVASASKKAAEVSGKVGRATGRRIRGLTSAQGAGESGLSRLIELGAVNAAGDTAFAVSLAGTVFFTVPSDQARDRVALFLLLTMAPFALMAPLIGPILDRFRHGRRWAIGATLGVRAFLVWSLASSISGHGSAWLYPAALGCLVASKAYGVTRASAVPRLLPKQITLVTANSRISLAGVAGATIGAGIAAAFAAIGPQWSLRWAALVYIVGLILAIRLPSAVDSPADEEVTGTAGRDARRRAITSAVSRGIRCNLGLRFVSGFLTMYLAFLLRDQPISGVKGAVAAGAVIAAAGLGNSLGTVLGSLLKARKPEAVVLAVLLADAIVAVAVAVFYGLPILIALGLVAGLCSSLGKLSLDAMIQRDVPESVRTSVFARSETVLQLAWVIGGGCGIVLPLIPRLGFGFLAGVLVVVVFLVLRMRPAARPAAGPLRPGGLGGPRTGPRGPGHGHDRPDSRPSDSRSSDSRPGGRRPESTTRTILTTSVAEQRANRARRSDSAEEPTIEWRSDQPPPDHPSNSRPSSGRPSSDGHPSNARPSDDPAPTSGPTSAGPTSAGPSSGGRPEPGGRPDRGSRPEPPAGRWWSGQPDEDEDTQNQSPWAEEPTEERNRSNLFKRRNNPRHPPR, translated from the coding sequence ATGAGCGGTCAGAGCGGCAACGGCTCCAAGGAAACCGGGGCGAAGTCGGCGGGTGATCGGCTTGGTGATGCTCGGGGGCGGGTGGGGTCTGCGAGTAAGAAGGTCGGGCATGCGTCCAAGGTCGGGGCGGAGGGTGTCGCGTCGGCGTCCAAGAAGGCGGCTGAGGTCAGCGGGAAGGTCGGGCGGGCGACCGGACGTCGGATCCGCGGCCTGACGAGTGCTCAGGGCGCCGGTGAGTCGGGACTTTCGCGGCTGATCGAACTGGGCGCGGTCAACGCGGCCGGCGACACGGCGTTCGCGGTGTCGCTTGCCGGGACGGTGTTCTTCACCGTGCCGAGCGACCAGGCGCGCGACCGGGTGGCGTTGTTCCTGCTGCTGACGATGGCTCCGTTCGCGTTGATGGCCCCGCTGATCGGCCCGATCCTCGACCGGTTCCGGCACGGCCGACGATGGGCGATCGGCGCGACACTCGGCGTACGGGCGTTCCTCGTCTGGAGTCTCGCGTCGTCGATCTCCGGCCACGGATCCGCCTGGTTGTACCCGGCCGCGCTCGGCTGCCTCGTCGCCTCGAAGGCGTACGGCGTCACGCGCGCCTCCGCCGTACCGCGTCTGCTCCCGAAGCAGATCACGCTCGTCACAGCCAACTCGCGCATCTCGCTGGCCGGTGTCGCCGGCGCGACGATCGGCGCCGGGATCGCCGCCGCGTTCGCCGCGATCGGCCCGCAGTGGTCGCTGCGGTGGGCCGCGCTGGTGTACATCGTCGGCCTGATCCTCGCGATCCGCCTGCCGAGTGCGGTCGACTCCCCGGCCGACGAAGAGGTCACTGGTACGGCGGGACGTGATGCGCGCCGGCGGGCGATCACGTCCGCGGTCTCACGCGGCATCCGGTGCAACCTCGGACTGCGGTTCGTGTCCGGGTTCCTGACCATGTATCTGGCGTTCCTGCTGCGCGACCAGCCGATCAGCGGGGTGAAGGGCGCGGTCGCGGCCGGTGCGGTGATCGCCGCGGCCGGGCTCGGGAACAGTCTCGGCACCGTGCTCGGGTCGTTGCTCAAGGCACGTAAACCGGAAGCGGTCGTGCTGGCGGTGCTGCTCGCGGACGCGATCGTGGCGGTCGCTGTGGCGGTGTTCTACGGGCTGCCGATCCTGATCGCGCTCGGGCTGGTGGCCGGGTTGTGCAGCTCACTCGGGAAGCTGTCGCTGGACGCGATGATCCAGCGGGACGTGCCGGAGTCCGTGCGTACGTCGGTGTTCGCGCGCTCGGAGACCGTGCTGCAGCTGGCGTGGGTGATCGGCGGCGGCTGCGGGATCGTGCTGCCGTTGATCCCGCGGCTCGGGTTCGGGTTCCTGGCGGGCGTGCTGGTGGTCGTGGTCTTCCTCGTACTGCGGATGCGCCCGGCCGCCCGCCCCGCCGCTGGGCCGCTGCGCCCGGGCGGTCTCGGTGGACCGCGGACCGGCCCGCGGGGTCCTGGGCACGGGCACGACAGGCCGGACAGCCGACCGTCGGACAGCAGGTCGTCAGACAGCAGGCCGGGCGGTCGGCGTCCGGAGAGCACGACACGGACGATCCTCACCACAAGCGTCGCCGAACAGCGCGCAAACCGAGCCCGCCGCTCCGACTCCGCAGAAGAACCAACCATCGAATGGCGCAGCGACCAACCGCCGCCCGATCACCCGTCGAACAGTCGCCCATCGAGCGGTCGCCCGTCATCGGATGGTCACCCGTCGAACGCACGCCCGTCGGATGATCCCGCTCCCACATCGGGTCCCACGTCAGCCGGTCCCACGTCAGCCGGTCCCTCGTCGGGCGGCCGTCCCGAGCCGGGCGGTCGTCCCGATCGCGGCAGTCGCCCGGAGCCGCCTGCCGGCCGGTGGTGGAGCGGCCAACCCGACGAGGACGAAGACACCCAGAACCAATCTCCCTGGGCCGAAGAACCAACCGAGGAACGCAACCGCAGCAACCTCTTCAAACGCCGCAACAACCCCCGCCACCCACCCCGCTGA
- a CDS encoding DUF3027 domain-containing protein: protein MTPVRTPEPVRAKPDAVCVAAVEPAREAAIAEAGAAQVGEHLGHLVEGERLVTHYFASTHPGYRGWRWAVTVTRASRAKNVTINEVVMLPGDVAIVAPEWVPWSDRVQPGDLRPGDLFPTAPDDPRLEPGFADTSDAPEDVLTVVEELGLGRERVLSPFGREEAAERWYAGDFGPTSPIAQAVPYKCHSCGYWIRLADSLGQAFGVCANEMAPGEARVVAYDYGCGAHSDATIDISEPPTPDHAFDTTGYDTLELTEPEVSVTPRAAEELAED, encoded by the coding sequence GTGACTCCCGTCAGAACTCCGGAACCGGTACGAGCCAAGCCCGACGCCGTCTGCGTCGCGGCGGTCGAACCGGCCCGCGAGGCTGCGATCGCCGAGGCCGGCGCCGCACAGGTCGGCGAGCACCTCGGTCATCTGGTCGAGGGTGAGCGCCTCGTCACCCACTACTTCGCCTCGACCCACCCCGGGTACCGCGGCTGGCGCTGGGCGGTCACCGTCACGCGCGCCTCCCGCGCCAAGAACGTCACGATCAACGAGGTCGTGATGCTGCCGGGTGACGTCGCGATCGTCGCGCCGGAGTGGGTCCCGTGGTCGGACCGTGTCCAGCCCGGCGACCTCCGCCCGGGCGACCTGTTCCCGACCGCTCCCGACGACCCGCGCCTCGAGCCTGGGTTCGCCGACACGTCGGATGCTCCTGAGGATGTCCTGACGGTGGTCGAGGAGCTCGGTCTCGGTCGCGAGCGGGTGCTGTCGCCGTTCGGGCGCGAGGAGGCGGCTGAGCGTTGGTACGCCGGTGACTTCGGCCCGACGTCGCCGATCGCCCAGGCCGTCCCGTACAAGTGCCACTCCTGCGGCTACTGGATCCGCCTCGCGGACAGCCTCGGCCAGGCCTTCGGCGTCTGCGCCAACGAGATGGCCCCCGGCGAGGCCCGCGTCGTCGCGTACGACTACGGCTGCGGCGCCCACTCCGACGCCACCATCGACATCTCCGAGCCGCCGACCCCCGACCACGCCTTCGACACCACCGGCTACGACACCCTCGAACTCACCGAGCCCGAGGTATCCGTAACCCCTCGCGCCGCCGAAGAACTCGCCGAGGACTAA
- a CDS encoding cold-shock protein: MPVGKVKWYDSDKGFGFLSKEEGGDVYVRAEALPAGVTNLKPGQKVEFGVVEGRKGEQALQVRLIDPPPSVAKAMRPKPEEMQVVIEDLIKLLDRIGENYRRGRQPDNKSAKQVATVLRGVADKLDF; this comes from the coding sequence GTGCCCGTTGGCAAGGTGAAGTGGTACGACTCCGACAAGGGGTTCGGTTTCCTCAGCAAGGAGGAGGGCGGGGACGTATATGTCCGCGCCGAGGCCTTGCCGGCCGGTGTCACCAACCTGAAGCCCGGGCAGAAGGTCGAGTTCGGCGTCGTCGAGGGACGCAAGGGCGAGCAGGCCCTGCAGGTCCGGCTGATCGACCCGCCGCCCTCGGTGGCGAAGGCGATGCGGCCGAAGCCGGAGGAGATGCAGGTCGTGATCGAGGACCTGATCAAACTCCTCGACCGGATCGGCGAGAACTACCGCCGCGGCCGCCAGCCCGACAACAAGTCCGCCAAGCAGGTGGCGACGGTACTGCGCGGCGTCGCCGACAAGCTCGACTTCTGA
- a CDS encoding LysR family transcriptional regulator, giving the protein MSETSLDLDSLRLLTLVAELGSLGQAAERMRISQPAASKRLGMLERRLGLQLAERDTRGSALTTEGKAVCHWSEQVLAEAANLLAGAAALRAERGRDLRVATSMTLAESFLPGWVAELQRQSPGVQLSLKVTNSEQVATLAARHEISIGFVEGPAVPHGLSSRTVATDRLVVVVTRAHPWARRRQPVQLAELADTPLIVREPGSGTRETLERVFARAGLHPVEPLMVLDVNAAVRSAAAAGIGPAVLSAATVEDDLALGHLVEIRLTGADLNRKLRAIWPKNRPLPPAAETLLQIARSPR; this is encoded by the coding sequence ATGAGCGAGACTTCGCTGGACCTCGACAGCCTGCGGTTGCTGACGCTGGTCGCCGAGCTGGGCAGCCTCGGCCAGGCCGCGGAGCGGATGCGGATCAGCCAGCCGGCCGCCAGCAAACGTCTCGGCATGCTGGAACGCCGGCTCGGGCTACAGCTTGCCGAGCGTGACACGCGTGGCTCGGCGCTGACCACTGAAGGCAAGGCGGTGTGTCACTGGTCCGAACAGGTACTGGCCGAGGCCGCGAACCTGTTGGCCGGTGCGGCCGCTCTTCGCGCCGAGCGGGGACGTGATCTGCGAGTGGCGACCAGCATGACGCTCGCCGAGAGCTTCCTGCCGGGCTGGGTCGCCGAGCTCCAGCGGCAGTCGCCCGGTGTACAACTCAGCCTGAAGGTGACCAACTCCGAGCAGGTCGCCACATTGGCCGCACGCCACGAGATCAGCATCGGGTTCGTCGAGGGACCCGCGGTGCCGCACGGACTCAGCTCACGAACAGTCGCCACCGACCGGCTCGTCGTCGTGGTCACCCGGGCGCATCCGTGGGCGCGACGCCGTCAGCCGGTGCAACTCGCCGAGCTCGCAGACACCCCGCTCATCGTGCGCGAGCCGGGCTCAGGGACCCGCGAGACCCTGGAACGGGTCTTCGCCCGCGCCGGTCTCCATCCGGTGGAGCCACTGATGGTGCTCGACGTCAACGCCGCAGTCCGCAGCGCGGCAGCTGCCGGCATCGGCCCTGCCGTCCTGAGCGCCGCAACAGTCGAGGACGACCTGGCCCTCGGCCACCTCGTCGAAATCCGCCTCACCGGCGCCGACCTGAATCGAAAACTCCGCGCCATCTGGCCGAAGAACCGCCCACTACCACCAGCTGCCGAGACGTTGCTCCAAATCGCCCGCAGCCCGCGCTGA
- the larE gene encoding ATP-dependent sacrificial sulfur transferase LarE: protein MSTAEIQPAPTAADVPELVVGFDLDMTLIDSRPGIQAVWDLLAAETGVPIDTDLVVSRLGPPLTWEMANWFPPEQVEPLIARYRELYPTHAITGSLPLPGVAESLAAIRALRGRTMVVSAKYTPSVRLHLEHLGFDIDEPVGDLHGAEKGTALREHEATIYVGDHTADIDGAHAAGALAVSVATGPFTADELRAYGADVVLNDLTEFPAWLEEYVLEQRLEALMKRLSSYDKMVVAFSGGADSAFLLAAAARAIGPANVVAATAISPSLPADELEPAAQFADTIGVRHVTPHTHEMDREGYQANSGARCYFCKAELIETLQPIADEFGITAIATGTNADDAIAGFRPGIRAAFERGALTPLRDARLTKAQIRTASRSWGLETSDKPAAACLSSRIAYGIRITPNLLARVDRAEQTVRARLASYDVQNVRVRDLGENASIEIDAELLDRVDHQELVDAVMAEGFAAAQVDPRGFRSGSMNERLADPEKYRSL from the coding sequence GTGTCAACCGCCGAGATCCAGCCCGCCCCGACCGCCGCCGATGTGCCGGAGCTCGTGGTCGGATTCGACCTGGACATGACGCTGATCGACTCCCGGCCGGGGATCCAGGCAGTCTGGGATCTGCTGGCCGCCGAGACCGGTGTGCCGATCGACACCGACCTGGTGGTGAGCCGGCTCGGGCCGCCCCTGACCTGGGAGATGGCGAACTGGTTCCCGCCGGAGCAGGTCGAGCCGCTGATCGCGCGGTACCGGGAGCTTTATCCGACGCACGCGATCACCGGCAGCCTGCCGTTGCCCGGCGTGGCCGAGTCCTTGGCCGCGATCCGGGCGCTGCGTGGGCGGACGATGGTCGTGTCCGCGAAGTACACGCCGTCGGTCCGGCTGCACCTGGAGCATCTCGGGTTCGACATCGACGAGCCGGTCGGTGACCTGCACGGAGCCGAGAAGGGCACGGCGCTGCGCGAGCACGAGGCCACGATCTACGTCGGCGATCACACCGCCGACATCGACGGGGCGCACGCGGCGGGAGCGCTGGCGGTATCGGTCGCGACCGGTCCCTTCACCGCGGACGAGCTGCGGGCGTACGGCGCCGACGTCGTACTGAACGACCTGACCGAGTTCCCGGCCTGGCTCGAGGAGTACGTGCTCGAGCAGCGGCTGGAAGCGTTGATGAAGCGGCTGTCGTCGTACGACAAGATGGTCGTCGCGTTCAGCGGCGGCGCCGACTCGGCGTTCCTGCTCGCGGCCGCGGCGCGCGCGATCGGGCCGGCCAACGTCGTCGCGGCGACCGCGATCTCGCCCTCGCTTCCGGCGGACGAGCTGGAGCCGGCGGCGCAGTTCGCCGACACCATCGGCGTACGGCATGTCACCCCGCACACGCACGAGATGGACCGCGAGGGGTACCAGGCCAACTCGGGTGCCCGGTGCTACTTCTGCAAGGCCGAGCTGATCGAGACGCTGCAGCCGATCGCGGACGAGTTCGGCATCACCGCGATCGCCACCGGGACGAACGCCGACGACGCGATCGCCGGCTTCCGGCCGGGTATCCGCGCCGCGTTCGAGCGCGGCGCGCTGACACCGCTGCGGGACGCGCGGCTGACCAAGGCGCAGATCCGTACGGCGTCGCGCAGCTGGGGACTCGAGACCTCGGACAAGCCGGCCGCGGCCTGCCTGTCCAGCCGGATCGCGTACGGCATCCGCATCACCCCGAACCTGCTCGCCCGGGTCGATCGGGCCGAGCAGACGGTCCGCGCGCGGCTCGCGTCGTACGACGTGCAGAACGTGCGCGTCCGTGATCTCGGCGAGAACGCTTCGATCGAGATCGATGCCGAGCTGCTCGATCGCGTCGACCATCAGGAGCTGGTCGATGCGGTCATGGCCGAAGGGTTCGCGGCGGCGCAGGTGGACCCGCGCGGATTCCGGTCCGGGTCGATGAACGAGCGGCTGGCGGATCCCGAAAAGTATCGGAGTTTGTGA
- a CDS encoding TauD/TfdA dioxygenase family protein — protein MTTQLQAPEITVTKAGGALGAVIGNVRLGGELAPETVAAIRQALLDHKVIFFREQHHLDDAGQLAFARLLGTPTLAHPTSKSLEGAANVLPIDSDYSKANSWHTDVTFVDRIPAISLLRAVTLPAYGGATSWANTVAAYAKLPQALQALADRLWAVHSNVYDYAGHADESRIGGVDVKFEEHHKQFESKRFETEHPVVRVHPETGERSLVLGHFVRRFVGLTSAETTALFQLLQNRVTNLDNTVRWQWQPGDLAIWDNRATQHFGVADYDDQPRRLHRITLAGDVPVSVDGVRSTPRTGDASHYSPLDN, from the coding sequence ATGACCACGCAACTGCAGGCACCGGAGATCACCGTCACGAAGGCCGGCGGCGCGCTCGGCGCGGTGATCGGCAACGTCCGGCTCGGCGGCGAACTGGCGCCCGAGACGGTGGCCGCGATCCGGCAGGCGCTGCTCGACCACAAGGTGATCTTCTTCCGCGAGCAGCACCACCTCGACGACGCCGGCCAACTGGCCTTCGCCCGCCTGCTCGGTACGCCGACGCTCGCGCACCCGACATCGAAGAGCCTCGAGGGTGCCGCGAACGTGCTGCCGATCGACTCCGACTACAGCAAGGCGAACAGCTGGCACACCGACGTCACGTTCGTCGACCGGATCCCCGCGATCAGCCTGCTCCGGGCCGTCACGCTGCCCGCGTACGGCGGCGCGACGAGCTGGGCCAACACGGTTGCGGCGTACGCGAAGCTGCCGCAGGCCTTGCAGGCGCTGGCCGACCGGCTGTGGGCGGTGCACAGCAACGTGTACGACTACGCCGGCCATGCGGACGAGAGCCGGATCGGCGGGGTCGACGTGAAGTTCGAGGAGCACCACAAGCAGTTCGAGTCCAAGCGCTTCGAGACCGAACATCCGGTGGTCCGCGTCCACCCGGAGACCGGCGAGCGGTCACTCGTGCTCGGCCATTTCGTCCGGCGCTTCGTCGGGCTGACCAGCGCGGAGACGACCGCGTTGTTCCAGCTCCTGCAGAACCGGGTCACGAACCTCGACAACACGGTCCGCTGGCAGTGGCAGCCGGGCGACCTGGCGATCTGGGACAACCGCGCGACCCAGCACTTCGGCGTCGCCGACTACGACGACCAGCCCCGCCGGCTGCACCGGATCACGCTCGCCGGCGACGTCCCGGTCAGCGTCGACGGCGTCCGCAGTACGCCGCGAACGGGCGACGCGTCGCACTACTCGCCACTTGACAACTGA
- a CDS encoding MFS transporter: MSKPDLAGRKEWIALGVLALPLLLVSMDVSVLYFAVPFISADLGVSATEQLWIFDIYGFVLAGLLITMGSLGDRIGRRRLLIFGAVGFGLASVAAAYAQNPEQLIAARAILGIGGATLMPSTLALIRNMFHDPKQRSKAIAFWSAVMMGGITLGPVLGGFLLEHFWWGSVFLINTPAMILLLVLAPILLPEFKTPAGGRFDLLGSVLSLAAVLPVIWGIKEIAANGASPLPVVAIVAGLVFGVLFVQRQRTAAYPMVDLSMFRNRAFSGSLAANTIGTLALVGNAVFLTQYLQLVHGLSPLKAALWSLAPSVLVGGAAPLATALANKMDRAYVIGGAFVLAASGYAVLTQVHVDSSLAVPLAGAGLLAAGLVMVMTLVTEAVVGSVAPERAGSASAVMETCSEFGGALGIAILGSIGTAAYRSDLPSSLPAGVAAPVREGLPAATAAAAHLPAQLADTALTTARHAFTHSMNVVAVVGTLLLLATAITATLTLRNTTHATPTQTPEPAVEEADLAPSL, translated from the coding sequence ATGAGTAAGCCGGACCTCGCGGGACGCAAGGAATGGATCGCGCTCGGCGTGCTCGCGCTGCCGTTGCTGCTGGTCTCGATGGACGTCTCGGTGCTGTACTTCGCGGTCCCGTTCATCAGCGCGGACCTCGGCGTGTCGGCGACCGAGCAGCTGTGGATCTTCGACATCTACGGGTTCGTGCTGGCCGGCCTGTTGATCACCATGGGCTCGCTCGGCGACCGGATCGGCCGGCGCCGGCTGCTGATCTTCGGCGCGGTCGGCTTCGGGCTCGCCTCCGTCGCGGCGGCGTACGCGCAGAACCCCGAGCAGCTGATCGCGGCCCGCGCGATCCTCGGCATCGGCGGTGCGACCCTGATGCCGTCGACCCTGGCGCTGATCCGGAACATGTTCCACGACCCGAAGCAGCGGTCGAAGGCGATCGCGTTCTGGAGCGCGGTGATGATGGGCGGGATCACACTCGGGCCGGTGCTCGGCGGGTTCCTGCTGGAGCACTTCTGGTGGGGATCGGTGTTCCTGATCAACACCCCGGCGATGATCCTGCTGCTGGTCCTCGCGCCGATCCTGCTTCCCGAGTTCAAGACCCCTGCTGGTGGACGGTTCGACCTGCTGGGTTCGGTGCTGTCACTGGCCGCCGTGCTTCCAGTCATCTGGGGGATCAAGGAGATCGCGGCCAACGGGGCGTCGCCGCTGCCGGTGGTGGCGATCGTGGCCGGGCTGGTCTTCGGGGTGCTGTTCGTGCAGCGGCAGCGGACCGCGGCGTACCCGATGGTCGACCTGTCGATGTTCCGGAACCGGGCGTTCAGCGGGTCGCTGGCGGCCAACACCATCGGGACTCTGGCGCTGGTGGGGAACGCGGTGTTCCTGACTCAGTACCTGCAGTTGGTGCACGGGCTCAGCCCGCTGAAGGCGGCGCTGTGGTCGCTGGCTCCGTCGGTGCTGGTCGGTGGGGCGGCTCCGCTCGCCACTGCGCTGGCGAACAAGATGGATCGGGCGTACGTGATCGGTGGAGCGTTCGTGCTCGCGGCCTCCGGGTACGCCGTACTCACCCAGGTGCACGTCGACTCGTCGCTCGCAGTGCCGCTGGCCGGTGCGGGTCTGCTGGCCGCCGGTCTGGTGATGGTGATGACTCTGGTCACCGAGGCTGTCGTGGGCTCGGTCGCCCCGGAGCGCGCCGGCTCGGCGTCCGCGGTGATGGAGACCTGTTCGGAGTTCGGCGGCGCGCTCGGGATCGCAATCCTCGGCTCGATCGGCACTGCGGCGTACCGCTCCGACCTCCCGTCCTCACTGCCCGCCGGCGTCGCAGCCCCCGTCCGTGAGGGCCTCCCGGCCGCAACTGCCGCCGCAGCGCACCTCCCGGCTCAACTAGCCGACACCGCCCTCACCACCGCCCGCCACGCCTTCACCCACAGCATGAACGTGGTCGCCGTCGTCGGCACCCTCCTCCTCCTGGCCACCGCGATAACCGCCACCCTCACCCTCCGCAACACCACCCACGCAACCCCCACCCAAACCCCCGAACCAGCCGTTGAGGAGGCAGACCTAGCCCCGTCCCTCTGA
- a CDS encoding R2-like ligand-binding oxidase, producing MNDLHRQGFTSLKAGGLNWDALPLRLFDKGNRKFWNPRDIDFSQDAKDWQELSADDKDNALMLCSQFIAGEEAVTEDLQPFLQAMAAEGRFGDEMYLTQFCFEEAKHTAVFRLWLDAVGVTQDLHHYVENNPGYRAIFYEALPVALKSLADDPSPANQVRASVTYNHVVEGTLALTGYHAWNLLCTARGVLPGMQELIRRIGDDERRHMAWGTFTCRRHVAADEGNWKVVTDTMEELLPHALVQIQWAMDNTAALPPEINPTALMTYAGDRATRRLGAIESAVGADVAGIDLDYSPEKLEDDFGDEDSAALAAVR from the coding sequence ATGAACGACCTGCACAGGCAAGGATTCACCTCGCTGAAGGCCGGTGGCCTCAACTGGGACGCGCTGCCGTTGCGCCTGTTCGACAAGGGCAACCGCAAGTTCTGGAACCCGCGCGACATCGACTTCAGTCAGGACGCGAAGGACTGGCAGGAGCTGAGCGCGGACGACAAGGACAACGCGTTGATGCTCTGCTCGCAGTTCATCGCGGGCGAGGAGGCGGTGACCGAGGACCTGCAGCCATTCCTGCAGGCGATGGCCGCCGAGGGCCGGTTCGGCGACGAGATGTACCTGACCCAGTTCTGCTTCGAGGAGGCCAAGCACACCGCGGTCTTCCGGCTCTGGCTGGACGCGGTCGGCGTCACCCAGGACCTGCACCACTACGTCGAGAACAACCCCGGGTACCGCGCGATCTTCTACGAGGCTCTCCCGGTCGCGCTGAAGTCGCTCGCCGACGACCCGTCGCCGGCCAACCAGGTCCGCGCGTCGGTCACGTACAACCACGTGGTGGAAGGGACTCTGGCCCTCACCGGCTACCACGCGTGGAACCTCCTGTGTACGGCGCGCGGCGTACTGCCCGGCATGCAGGAACTGATCCGCCGGATCGGCGACGACGAGCGCCGGCACATGGCCTGGGGCACGTTCACCTGCCGCCGGCACGTCGCCGCGGACGAGGGGAACTGGAAGGTCGTCACCGACACGATGGAGGAGCTCCTCCCGCACGCGCTGGTCCAGATCCAGTGGGCGATGGACAACACGGCGGCGCTCCCGCCGGAGATCAACCCGACCGCACTGATGACGTACGCCGGCGATCGCGCCACCCGTCGGCTCGGCGCGATCGAGTCGGCCGTCGGCGCCGACGTGGCTGGGATCGACCTCGACTACTCGCCCGAGAAGCTCGAGGACGACTTCGGTGACGAGGACTCAGCCGCGCTGGCGGCGGTTCGCTAG
- a CDS encoding TetR/AcrR family transcriptional regulator, producing MEEDELPRVLQQLWGIEGRSRPGPKPAFQVRDIGDAAIRLADAGGLAAVSMSKVAAELGVTTMALYRYVEAKDDLYVVMLDQAFGLPPEVSEAADWRERITTWAEAFQAALQEHPWILQVPEFEPPLSPNQLVWMETGLKAFEGTPLEPNDRMSAMLLVNIFVRGTTGLSVNMLNMPPAEAVAAGERYTRRLRMLATPDRFPAIATTMDGPQDFIDNDPTEFRFGLTTVLDGIQSLISRRG from the coding sequence ATGGAAGAGGACGAACTGCCGCGGGTGCTTCAGCAGCTCTGGGGGATCGAGGGGCGGAGCCGGCCGGGGCCGAAGCCGGCGTTCCAGGTGCGGGACATCGGGGACGCGGCGATCCGGCTCGCGGACGCGGGCGGGCTGGCCGCGGTGTCGATGAGCAAGGTCGCGGCCGAGCTCGGCGTCACCACGATGGCGCTCTACCGGTACGTCGAGGCGAAGGACGATCTGTACGTCGTGATGCTCGACCAGGCGTTCGGGCTACCGCCGGAGGTGAGCGAGGCGGCCGACTGGCGCGAGCGGATCACCACCTGGGCAGAGGCGTTCCAGGCCGCGCTGCAGGAACACCCCTGGATCCTGCAGGTCCCGGAATTCGAGCCGCCGCTGTCACCGAACCAGCTGGTCTGGATGGAGACCGGCCTGAAGGCGTTCGAAGGTACGCCGTTGGAGCCGAACGACCGGATGTCCGCGATGCTGCTCGTGAACATCTTCGTTCGCGGCACGACCGGCCTCAGCGTGAACATGCTGAACATGCCGCCGGCAGAGGCCGTCGCAGCGGGCGAGCGCTACACCCGCAGGCTGCGGATGCTCGCGACCCCGGATCGCTTCCCGGCCATCGCGACGACCATGGACGGGCCGCAGGACTTCATCGACAACGACCCGACCGAGTTCCGGTTCGGTCTGACCACGGTCCTCGACGGGATCCAGTCGTTGATCAGCCGGCGCGGCTGA
- a CDS encoding TetR family transcriptional regulator, with product MTSFADRTKRRLRDELLDAAREAVVAGGYDGLRMAEVARRTGVSRQTVYNEFGDKWGLLEAVAARETERFLLDVNAALAEQPDPINGLRAAVETALTLAAENPLIRAALSQPGSDQASQLLTTRGQQVLELAHLRLGAHVREHWPEVPAEDATSCVDVALRVVISHIVTPGPPPAAVADQLARVLSPFLTESRRLHV from the coding sequence ATGACCTCGTTTGCCGACCGCACCAAACGCCGGCTGCGCGACGAACTGCTCGACGCAGCCCGCGAGGCGGTCGTCGCAGGCGGGTACGACGGACTCCGGATGGCCGAGGTCGCACGCCGGACCGGGGTCTCGCGGCAGACCGTCTACAACGAGTTCGGCGACAAATGGGGGCTGCTCGAAGCGGTCGCGGCCCGTGAGACCGAACGGTTCCTGCTGGATGTGAACGCGGCGCTCGCCGAGCAGCCCGATCCGATCAACGGTCTCCGGGCCGCGGTCGAGACGGCGCTCACGCTGGCCGCGGAGAACCCCTTGATCAGGGCGGCGCTGAGCCAGCCGGGATCCGACCAGGCCAGTCAGCTGCTGACCACACGGGGGCAGCAGGTGCTCGAACTGGCCCACCTCCGGCTGGGTGCCCACGTCAGGGAGCACTGGCCGGAGGTTCCCGCGGAGGACGCGACCAGCTGCGTGGACGTCGCCTTGCGCGTCGTCATCAGCCACATCGTCACGCCGGGCCCTCCCCCGGCGGCGGTGGCCGATCAGCTGGCTCGCGTCCTCTCGCCGTTCTTGACCGAGTCCCGGAGGTTGCACGTATGA